One Ignavibacteriota bacterium DNA segment encodes these proteins:
- a CDS encoding SpoIIE family protein phosphatase: protein MPVFTPGYSILEEIYEGTRTRVLRAVRTADGTPVILKRLKTMPSMYGDVLRLQHEDRMLRRLSSPCVIGVLGMAEGAEEPALVLEDFGALSLAEIHQHSRMDITRILQVALQVARALGDIHAAGIVHRDINPANIVMHVATGKVKVIDFGIASTLKAEEAQRGNPNLLEGTLAYISPEQTGRMNRSVDYRTDFYSLGITLYELLIGWRPFQSDDALALVHQHLARAVPVPHELNADIPSPLSGIVMKLVEKAAEDRYQTADGLVADLQRCLQQWKQEGRIDAFDLGSADASDRLLVPARLYGRDAERAVLLDGFTRCAGGASVLCLLKGEEGVGKSRLVQELYPAVVEHQGLFVAGRVDPLKRDVPFAALVEAFGELVRYVLASSETEILDWRLSILHAAGDNARILTDLVPEMEMLLGSQSPVQDLPPVEAQNRFRGVILDFLHVVGRPGRPFVLFLDDLQWADQSTLDLLGHLLVDARPRALMLVAAVRTGDPETAGLLERMQESADHAGIIPITCSLGALDERDLTLMLSETLGCDASESTQLARLVHVRTGGNPHFVNLFLTSLYENGNLRRDRVTRRWGWDVQRLQETTVTENVARHLTQGLRVLSVDSQALLAAAACEGSVFSLDIIAGVSGRSLEEANDLLWPVLRDGLIVPVGGEYRYVRSAHEDAPLVRNVPEHFADVRYRFSHDRVREAALGLVTDMERARIHLTIGMLLLQRTSDVGESDRLFEIAAHLNHGEQADRGVQAALTRRRLNILAGKRARGSSAFASAHTFYANAVRSIVDAEWETDTDVVQEVYTAAAVCAYATGKFAEAEAYFAAILEMVRSPLKRARIHRARVDFYIHASRREDAIRAAMEGLRLVGVSLPRDPGPAAVAAKIMNARLRLIGRTPDELFDAPLMKKEEPRIALGILISLMNIAYSESPEFSGYVVGTMMNLTLRYGNSDESAYAYAIYGLFVGAGFGDYRRAREFGELSLRLIDRAHSPFLRGRCYFLMACLLNHWRQPFRTNHRYLDECYTSAMGSGDLHYASYALTQRTMLAVIGGASLETVATGAEEYGRFTSAIQYEDITPYFVCAQHYCRALRGETSHPLAFGSPEWNEEEYVHWLEQSSFAPARTWYWILKLHVAVLCRSYQEATEIAERMQAILYAMTGQVIEPDYWLYTALAIAGLPASQRNGQRVRLFRKARKRLAMWAAGAPENFLSRSLLVQAESFRLSGDPARAARCYEKAAVTAEEHGFPQLVALAAENAAYLHREEGHGVLADAYRERARAAYARWGARSKALTLTGHENSVPRSTRSGTTVGTTTIETGQESLDLTTVLKASQAISGEIVLQRALERLLKVVMENAGASRGLYVRVDGTVLVPEAEGFAGGAMRVRAGGLEHEVLYAGSVARFVARTGEAVTLQKDVADMRFAGDGYLREHHPLSLLCMPVVHHGAVQGLLYLENDQVRGSFSADRRELLHLLTGQIAISLENARLVETEKDLARIQEQVRLAARIQSDLLPHHAPQVEGYLLAGRNIPAQEVGGDYFDFLETGGGSYAVCVGDVSGKGLPASLLMANLQATLRGQVLASVSPGACLGRANTLLHRSTSPKKFATLILGVLDPQGHTFEYANAGQEHPFVVRADGNDAVLSSGGPPLAMLEWFDYTSESYQLAPGDAIVIYTDGIPEAMDPEGVMFGHDRLHALLSSMRGAAPEVMLERILAAIAAHTRGAARSDDITIVIVQRQPEHERRSP from the coding sequence ATGCCTGTTTTTACTCCCGGCTATTCGATCCTGGAGGAGATCTATGAAGGTACGCGTACGCGTGTTCTCCGTGCGGTCCGCACTGCAGATGGAACACCCGTCATCCTGAAGCGGCTGAAGACGATGCCCTCCATGTACGGGGATGTCCTCCGGCTCCAGCACGAAGACCGCATGCTCCGCCGTCTCTCGTCGCCGTGCGTCATCGGCGTCCTGGGAATGGCCGAGGGTGCGGAGGAGCCGGCCCTGGTGCTGGAAGACTTCGGGGCTTTGTCGCTGGCAGAGATCCACCAGCATTCCCGTATGGATATCACCCGTATCCTTCAGGTTGCACTTCAGGTGGCCCGCGCGTTGGGAGACATCCATGCGGCAGGGATCGTGCATCGCGACATCAACCCCGCCAACATCGTGATGCACGTGGCGACAGGGAAGGTGAAGGTGATCGATTTCGGGATCGCTTCCACGTTGAAGGCCGAAGAAGCACAGCGTGGCAACCCGAACCTGCTTGAAGGAACGCTGGCGTACATCTCACCGGAACAGACCGGGCGCATGAACCGGTCCGTGGATTACCGGACGGATTTCTATTCGCTGGGGATCACACTGTATGAGCTGCTGATCGGGTGGCGCCCGTTCCAGTCGGATGATGCCCTCGCGTTGGTCCACCAGCATCTCGCACGGGCCGTGCCGGTGCCGCATGAACTGAATGCAGACATCCCGTCGCCGTTGTCCGGGATCGTGATGAAACTCGTCGAAAAGGCTGCGGAGGATCGATACCAGACAGCCGATGGACTTGTGGCGGACCTGCAGAGGTGCCTCCAGCAGTGGAAGCAGGAGGGGCGCATCGATGCGTTCGACCTCGGGTCCGCGGATGCGTCCGACCGGCTGCTGGTCCCTGCACGCCTGTACGGAAGAGACGCGGAGCGCGCGGTCCTGTTGGACGGTTTCACGCGATGCGCGGGAGGTGCGAGCGTCTTGTGCCTGCTCAAAGGGGAAGAAGGCGTTGGGAAGTCGAGGCTCGTCCAGGAACTCTACCCAGCCGTTGTTGAGCATCAAGGTCTCTTCGTGGCGGGCCGTGTTGATCCGCTGAAACGCGACGTTCCCTTTGCGGCACTGGTCGAGGCCTTTGGCGAGCTCGTGCGCTACGTGCTGGCTTCTTCCGAAACCGAGATCCTGGACTGGCGCCTGTCGATCCTGCATGCGGCGGGGGACAATGCCCGCATCCTGACCGACCTGGTTCCGGAAATGGAAATGCTGCTGGGTTCTCAGTCGCCCGTGCAGGACCTTCCGCCTGTGGAGGCGCAGAATCGCTTTCGTGGGGTCATCCTGGATTTTCTTCACGTCGTTGGCCGGCCGGGCCGGCCGTTCGTCCTGTTCCTGGATGACCTCCAGTGGGCCGATCAGTCCACCCTCGACCTGCTGGGGCACCTCCTGGTGGATGCCCGGCCCCGCGCGCTCATGCTCGTTGCTGCTGTGCGCACCGGCGATCCTGAAACGGCAGGTCTTCTGGAACGGATGCAGGAGTCCGCAGATCATGCCGGCATCATCCCGATCACCTGCAGCCTGGGAGCACTCGATGAACGGGATCTGACGCTGATGTTGTCGGAAACCCTCGGTTGCGACGCATCGGAGAGTACTCAGCTTGCCCGGTTGGTTCATGTGCGCACCGGTGGCAACCCGCACTTCGTGAATCTCTTCCTGACCTCGCTGTACGAGAATGGGAATCTCCGGCGTGATCGTGTGACACGGCGGTGGGGGTGGGATGTGCAGCGATTGCAGGAGACGACCGTCACGGAGAACGTTGCGCGCCATCTCACGCAGGGTCTCCGTGTGTTATCCGTTGACTCGCAGGCATTGCTGGCGGCGGCGGCGTGTGAGGGGAGCGTCTTCAGTCTCGATATCATCGCCGGGGTGTCCGGCCGATCGCTTGAAGAAGCGAATGATCTGCTCTGGCCCGTGCTGCGGGACGGACTTATCGTTCCCGTCGGAGGGGAATACCGCTACGTGCGGTCGGCTCACGAGGACGCACCACTGGTCCGGAACGTGCCCGAGCACTTCGCTGATGTGCGGTATCGGTTCTCTCATGACCGGGTCAGAGAGGCCGCGCTCGGTTTGGTGACGGACATGGAGCGGGCGCGGATCCATCTCACGATCGGCATGCTCCTTCTTCAGAGAACATCCGACGTGGGGGAAAGCGACAGGCTCTTTGAGATCGCGGCCCACCTGAACCATGGCGAGCAAGCGGACCGCGGCGTCCAGGCGGCACTGACGCGCAGGCGCTTGAACATCCTTGCGGGTAAGCGTGCCCGGGGATCGTCCGCCTTCGCTTCCGCGCACACGTTCTATGCGAATGCCGTGCGGTCCATTGTCGATGCCGAATGGGAAACGGATACCGATGTGGTGCAGGAAGTCTATACGGCAGCTGCGGTATGTGCCTATGCAACCGGGAAGTTCGCCGAAGCGGAGGCATACTTTGCAGCGATCCTTGAGATGGTCCGGTCTCCGCTGAAACGGGCTCGTATTCACCGGGCCCGGGTGGATTTCTACATCCATGCATCCCGGCGGGAGGACGCGATCAGAGCGGCGATGGAGGGATTGCGCCTTGTGGGCGTTTCGTTGCCACGGGATCCGGGTCCGGCCGCGGTGGCGGCGAAGATCATGAATGCCCGGCTCCGGCTCATCGGGCGCACTCCCGACGAGTTGTTCGATGCACCACTGATGAAGAAGGAAGAACCCCGGATCGCACTCGGGATCCTGATCTCCCTGATGAACATCGCCTATTCCGAGAGCCCGGAGTTCTCGGGCTACGTCGTGGGTACCATGATGAACCTGACGCTCCGGTACGGGAACAGCGACGAGTCGGCGTACGCCTATGCGATCTACGGACTGTTCGTCGGCGCGGGATTCGGGGACTACCGAAGGGCGCGGGAATTCGGCGAGCTGAGTCTGCGGTTGATCGACCGGGCACACAGCCCCTTCCTCCGCGGCCGCTGCTATTTCCTCATGGCGTGCCTGCTGAATCACTGGCGACAGCCTTTCCGGACCAATCACCGGTACCTTGATGAATGCTATACAAGCGCGATGGGGTCGGGCGATCTTCACTATGCATCCTATGCGCTCACCCAGCGGACCATGCTGGCGGTCATCGGTGGGGCATCGCTGGAGACGGTGGCTACCGGTGCGGAGGAGTACGGACGGTTCACCAGCGCCATCCAGTATGAGGATATCACCCCCTACTTCGTCTGCGCGCAACACTATTGCCGTGCCCTGCGCGGCGAGACCTCCCATCCTCTTGCGTTTGGCTCCCCGGAATGGAATGAAGAAGAGTACGTCCACTGGCTCGAGCAGTCGAGTTTCGCACCGGCCCGGACGTGGTACTGGATATTGAAACTCCATGTCGCCGTCCTCTGCCGTTCCTATCAGGAGGCGACGGAGATCGCAGAACGGATGCAGGCCATTCTCTACGCGATGACCGGGCAGGTGATCGAGCCGGACTACTGGCTGTATACCGCCCTGGCGATCGCCGGGTTGCCGGCAAGCCAGCGCAACGGTCAGCGGGTTCGGCTCTTCCGGAAAGCCCGCAAACGTCTTGCGATGTGGGCAGCCGGGGCGCCGGAGAACTTCCTTTCCCGGTCACTTCTCGTTCAGGCCGAGTCGTTCCGGTTGAGCGGCGATCCTGCCCGGGCCGCGCGGTGCTACGAAAAGGCAGCGGTGACCGCGGAGGAACACGGGTTTCCGCAGCTTGTCGCTCTCGCCGCCGAGAACGCTGCCTATCTTCACCGGGAAGAGGGGCACGGCGTCCTCGCTGACGCTTACCGGGAACGTGCGCGCGCCGCGTATGCGCGGTGGGGAGCGCGATCCAAAGCACTCACGCTTACGGGACATGAGAACAGCGTGCCGAGGTCGACCCGCAGCGGAACCACGGTGGGGACCACAACGATCGAGACGGGCCAGGAGTCGCTTGACCTTACAACGGTGCTGAAAGCCTCTCAGGCGATCTCAGGGGAGATCGTCCTCCAACGCGCATTGGAACGGCTGCTCAAGGTCGTCATGGAGAACGCCGGAGCGAGCCGTGGCCTCTACGTGCGCGTGGATGGCACTGTGCTCGTGCCCGAGGCAGAAGGATTTGCCGGAGGTGCCATGCGCGTGCGCGCGGGCGGGTTGGAACACGAGGTCCTGTATGCAGGGTCGGTAGCGCGCTTCGTGGCGCGCACCGGGGAGGCCGTGACGTTACAGAAGGACGTCGCTGATATGCGTTTCGCGGGGGATGGGTATCTGAGAGAGCATCATCCGTTATCGTTGCTCTGCATGCCTGTTGTGCACCATGGTGCCGTGCAGGGGCTTCTGTACCTCGAGAATGATCAGGTCCGGGGTTCGTTCAGTGCCGACCGCCGTGAGTTGTTGCATTTGTTGACCGGGCAGATCGCCATCTCTCTGGAGAATGCGCGTCTGGTTGAGACAGAGAAGGACCTTGCCAGGATCCAGGAGCAGGTCCGGCTTGCTGCGCGGATCCAGAGCGATCTTCTGCCGCACCACGCACCACAGGTGGAGGGGTATCTTCTGGCGGGGCGGAATATTCCGGCTCAGGAAGTGGGAGGAGACTACTTCGATTTTCTGGAAACGGGAGGGGGATCGTATGCGGTGTGTGTCGGGGATGTGTCCGGCAAAGGACTCCCGGCGTCGCTCCTGATGGCGAACCTGCAGGCCACATTGCGGGGACAGGTCCTGGCCTCGGTGTCACCGGGTGCATGCCTGGGACGCGCCAACACCCTGCTGCACCGGAGCACGAGCCCCAAGAAATTTGCGACACTCATCCTGGGCGTCCTCGATCCGCAGGGGCACACGTTCGAGTATGCGAATGCCGGCCAGGAGCATCCGTTCGTGGTGCGGGCCGATGGCAACGATGCGGTCCTTTCCTCGGGTGGGCCGCCGCTCGCGATGCTGGAGTGGTTCGACTACACCAGTGAGTCCTATCAGCTTGCGCCCGGGGATGCCATCGTCATATACACGGATGGGATACCGGAGGCGATGGACCCGGAGGGTGTCATGTTCGGACACGACCGGCTGCACGCGTTACTGAGCAGCATGCGTGGAGCAGCGCCGGAGGTCATGCTGGAGAGGATTCTGGCTGCCATCGCCGCGCATACGCGCGGTGCAGCGCGGTCAGATGATATCACGATCGTGATCGTGCAACGGCAGCCGGAACACGAGCGGCGGTCCCCCTAG
- a CDS encoding transcriptional regulator produces MDTRQQSFVTAFGNLAVSSGFKRLHGLIIGLLLSSPSPLSLDEIAAQLNRSKGLMSETTRRLQSLGYIKKADGPVSRKDYYIADPDLFISVFRDSVVAVRRNAEMAQKFLDELEGVRSKDVARWKENLRVMDVFYNRLIIHQAKFEQDWNELSRSTR; encoded by the coding sequence ATGGATACCCGCCAGCAGAGCTTCGTGACCGCCTTCGGCAATCTCGCCGTCTCCTCCGGATTCAAACGTCTGCACGGACTCATCATCGGACTGCTCTTGTCAAGTCCGAGCCCGCTCTCTCTCGACGAGATCGCCGCGCAATTGAATCGCAGTAAGGGCCTCATGTCCGAAACGACACGCCGCCTGCAATCCCTTGGCTACATCAAAAAGGCCGACGGCCCGGTGAGCCGGAAGGATTATTACATCGCCGACCCGGACCTGTTCATCAGTGTCTTCCGCGACAGCGTTGTGGCCGTCAGGAGAAACGCCGAGATGGCACAGAAATTCCTGGATGAACTCGAAGGGGTCCGATCGAAGGATGTCGCCCGCTGGAAAGAGAACCTGCGCGTGATGGATGTGTTCTACAACCGGCTCATCATCCATCAGGCGAAGTTCGAACAGGATTGGAACGAGTTGAGCAGGAGCACGCGATAA
- the ilvD gene encoding dihydroxy-acid dehydratase: MTTPGQTPRKSETITRGVERSPNRAMLRAVGFHDDDFSKPIVGVANGYSTLTPCNVGLNELANRAQDALRQAGTMPQVFGTITVSDGIYMGTEGMKLSLVSREVIADAIETVCRAQCMDGVLALGGCDKNMPGAMIAFARLNIPAIFVYGGTIKPGHLHGRDLTIVSAFEAVGQYSAHKIDEKELMDVERHACPGAGACGGMYTANTMSSVIEVMGFSLPYSSTMAAEDAEKAESTAASATALARAIEKQILPRQLLTRTSFENAIAVVMALGGSTNAVLHLLAIAHAADVPLTIDDFEVIRKRVPVLCDLKPSGRFVVTEFHKAGGVPMVERMLLDRGLLHGDCLTITGQTVAEILAKVPSAPPAGQEVIHQWSDPMYTQGHLAILRGNLATEGAVAKITGVKSPKITGPARVFDSEEACLAAILDGRVTKGDVVVVRYEGPRGGPGMREMLAPTSAIIGAGLGDAVGLITDGRFSGGTYGLVVGHVAPEAAVGGTIALVNENDSITIDATTLELTVHVSEGELAKRRAAWQAPAPRYQRGVLAKYARLVTTSSKGAVTDL, translated from the coding sequence ATGACAACACCCGGACAGACACCCCGCAAGAGCGAGACGATCACCAGGGGGGTGGAACGTTCCCCCAATCGTGCGATGCTCCGTGCCGTCGGCTTCCACGATGATGATTTCTCCAAGCCGATCGTCGGCGTTGCCAACGGGTACAGTACCCTGACGCCGTGCAACGTCGGGCTCAATGAGCTGGCGAACCGGGCACAGGATGCCCTTCGCCAGGCGGGGACCATGCCGCAGGTCTTCGGCACGATCACGGTGAGCGATGGGATCTACATGGGCACGGAGGGGATGAAGCTCTCTCTCGTGTCGCGTGAGGTGATCGCCGATGCGATCGAAACGGTCTGTCGCGCGCAGTGCATGGATGGTGTGCTGGCACTGGGCGGATGCGACAAGAACATGCCGGGTGCCATGATCGCATTCGCGCGTTTGAACATCCCCGCTATCTTTGTGTATGGCGGCACCATCAAGCCCGGTCACCTCCATGGCCGCGACCTGACCATCGTGAGTGCGTTTGAGGCGGTAGGGCAGTACAGTGCGCACAAGATCGATGAGAAAGAGCTCATGGATGTCGAACGCCACGCCTGTCCGGGTGCGGGCGCGTGCGGTGGCATGTACACCGCAAATACGATGTCGTCCGTGATCGAGGTGATGGGGTTCTCGTTGCCGTATAGCTCCACGATGGCCGCGGAGGATGCCGAGAAGGCCGAAAGCACCGCCGCGTCCGCGACCGCGCTTGCCCGTGCGATCGAGAAGCAGATCCTTCCGCGTCAGCTCCTGACCCGCACATCGTTTGAAAATGCCATTGCCGTGGTCATGGCGCTCGGCGGATCGACGAACGCCGTCCTCCACCTCCTTGCCATTGCCCATGCCGCGGATGTTCCCCTCACGATTGATGATTTCGAGGTGATCAGGAAACGCGTGCCGGTCCTGTGCGATCTGAAGCCTTCCGGTCGCTTTGTGGTCACGGAGTTCCACAAGGCGGGGGGTGTGCCGATGGTGGAGCGGATGCTCCTTGACCGCGGGCTCCTCCACGGCGACTGCCTTACCATCACCGGTCAGACCGTTGCAGAGATCCTCGCGAAGGTGCCGTCGGCGCCGCCGGCGGGGCAGGAGGTGATCCATCAGTGGTCCGATCCGATGTACACCCAGGGGCACCTTGCCATCCTTCGTGGGAACCTTGCCACGGAAGGGGCGGTGGCCAAGATCACCGGCGTGAAATCCCCGAAGATCACGGGGCCCGCCCGTGTGTTCGACTCTGAAGAGGCTTGCCTTGCGGCGATCCTCGATGGAAGAGTGACGAAAGGGGATGTGGTGGTCGTGCGCTATGAAGGCCCGCGTGGCGGTCCGGGCATGCGGGAGATGCTCGCACCGACATCGGCGATCATCGGTGCCGGGCTCGGCGATGCCGTGGGCCTGATCACGGATGGACGGTTCTCGGGTGGGACCTACGGCCTTGTCGTGGGGCATGTTGCCCCGGAAGCAGCGGTCGGCGGGACCATCGCTCTGGTGAACGAGAATGACAGTATCACCATCGATGCAACGACGCTCGAGCTGACCGTTCATGTGTCCGAGGGAGAACTTGCGAAGCGTCGTGCGGCATGGCAGGCACCCGCACCGCGGTACCAGCGCGGTGTGCTTGCAAAGTACGCCCGGCTTGTGACCACCAGCAGCAAGGGTGCGGTCACGGACCTGTAG
- the ilvB gene encoding biosynthetic-type acetolactate synthase large subunit: protein MNGAEIFVRSLIEEKVEVVFGYPGGATIGVYDALHDISDIKHVLTRHEQGATHAGEGYAKATGKPGVVLVTSGPGATNTVTGIADAYMDSIPLVVFTGQVALHLIGNDAFQEADIAGITRPITKHNYIVRDVSELARTIKEAFYIATSGRPGPVLVDLPKDVMAQKAPFHYPTSVSLRSYNPIVEGHDKQIRKAAGVINNSVRPVLYVGGGVIQSGASDELTAFARKLNCPVTTTLHGLGAFPESDPLAMGMLGMHGTWFSNMAVHESDCLIAVGARFDDRVTGKVEEFAPQATIIHIDIDPAAISKNVRVDVPIVGDVKNVLRGLMDHVHPLQTAAWCETISAWQEEHPLRYQAGSELRAQHVFRRLGELTGGNAVIVTDVGQHQMWGAQFFTWMHTRTHITSGGLGTMGFSLPAAMGAAFGRNDLPVISISGDGGFQMNSQELTTIVQHKLPVKVFVINNGFLGMVRQWQELFWRRRYSHVEMASPNFVKLADAHGCPALRATTPEEADAALERALAYNEGPIFVEFVVAQEDNVYPMIPAGQTVNEMLDIPAVPGNGATTVQYKGARAFAGKESHVPAPVR from the coding sequence ATGAACGGTGCGGAGATCTTCGTCCGGTCCCTGATCGAGGAGAAGGTGGAGGTCGTGTTCGGCTATCCCGGCGGCGCCACGATCGGTGTGTACGACGCGCTTCACGACATCTCCGACATCAAGCACGTGTTGACGCGCCATGAGCAGGGTGCGACCCATGCCGGGGAAGGCTATGCCAAAGCGACGGGGAAGCCCGGTGTTGTCCTGGTGACCTCCGGTCCCGGTGCGACGAACACGGTGACGGGCATCGCCGATGCCTATATGGATTCGATCCCGTTGGTGGTGTTCACCGGACAGGTGGCCTTGCACCTGATCGGCAACGATGCGTTCCAGGAAGCTGACATCGCGGGCATCACGCGTCCGATCACGAAGCACAATTATATCGTGCGCGACGTGAGTGAGCTTGCACGCACGATCAAGGAGGCTTTCTACATCGCCACCAGCGGGCGTCCGGGCCCCGTGCTGGTCGACCTCCCGAAGGATGTCATGGCGCAGAAAGCCCCGTTCCACTATCCGACGTCCGTCTCGCTCCGGAGCTACAATCCGATCGTGGAGGGGCATGATAAGCAGATCCGCAAGGCCGCGGGGGTCATCAACAACTCCGTGCGCCCGGTCCTGTACGTCGGCGGCGGCGTGATCCAGTCGGGCGCTTCGGACGAGCTCACGGCCTTTGCCCGGAAGCTGAACTGCCCGGTGACCACCACGCTCCATGGACTGGGTGCCTTTCCGGAATCGGATCCGCTCGCCATGGGGATGCTGGGGATGCACGGTACGTGGTTTTCGAACATGGCGGTGCATGAGTCCGACTGCCTGATCGCGGTCGGCGCGCGATTTGACGACCGCGTGACGGGAAAGGTGGAGGAGTTCGCTCCGCAAGCGACCATCATTCACATCGACATCGATCCTGCAGCGATCTCCAAGAACGTGCGCGTCGATGTGCCTATCGTGGGCGATGTGAAGAACGTGCTGAGGGGGTTGATGGATCACGTCCATCCCCTGCAGACCGCGGCGTGGTGCGAAACGATCAGCGCCTGGCAGGAGGAGCATCCTCTCCGGTATCAGGCGGGTTCCGAGCTTCGCGCCCAGCACGTCTTCCGGAGGCTCGGTGAGCTCACGGGCGGTAACGCGGTGATCGTCACCGACGTTGGCCAGCATCAGATGTGGGGGGCGCAGTTCTTCACCTGGATGCACACCCGCACGCACATCACTTCCGGCGGCCTCGGGACCATGGGGTTCTCGTTGCCTGCGGCGATGGGTGCTGCCTTCGGGCGGAACGATCTGCCGGTGATCTCCATCAGCGGCGACGGCGGGTTCCAGATGAATTCGCAGGAACTGACAACGATCGTGCAGCACAAGCTTCCCGTGAAAGTGTTCGTCATCAACAACGGATTCCTCGGGATGGTGCGCCAGTGGCAGGAATTGTTCTGGCGCCGCCGGTACTCGCATGTGGAAATGGCCAGCCCGAATTTTGTCAAGCTTGCCGACGCCCATGGATGTCCGGCCTTGCGAGCCACCACCCCCGAGGAGGCGGATGCGGCGCTGGAACGCGCCCTGGCCTACAATGAAGGGCCGATCTTCGTCGAATTCGTGGTCGCCCAGGAAGACAACGTGTACCCGATGATCCCCGCGGGGCAGACGGTCAATGAGATGCTGGATATCCCTGCCGTTCCTGGCAACGGTGCCACCACGGTCCAATATAAAGGCGCGCGAGCATTCGCCGGAAAGGAATCCCATGTCCCAGCCCCCGTCCGCTAA
- the ilvN gene encoding acetolactate synthase small subunit: protein MSQPPSANSRRQTTTPSVPRRQHTISILVENKFGAFNRISGLFAAKGYNIDSLTVGPTEDESVSRMTVVTEGDDPIIEQITKQLHKLIDTIKVVDLTYDSFVDRELVLIKVATTADTRSEIMQIAEIFRAKVVDISVKTLTLEATGSRLKVDAFIKMLKPFAIKEIARTGRVAMKREFQGDV, encoded by the coding sequence ATGTCCCAGCCCCCGTCCGCTAATTCCCGCCGGCAGACCACCACACCATCGGTCCCGCGCAGGCAGCATACGATCTCCATCCTGGTGGAGAACAAGTTCGGTGCGTTCAACCGCATCTCCGGATTGTTCGCCGCCAAGGGGTACAACATCGACAGTCTCACCGTCGGGCCCACCGAGGATGAGAGCGTCTCCCGCATGACGGTCGTGACCGAGGGGGACGATCCGATCATCGAGCAGATCACGAAGCAGCTCCACAAGCTCATCGACACGATCAAGGTGGTGGACCTCACCTACGACAGTTTCGTGGACCGTGAGCTCGTGCTGATCAAGGTGGCAACGACCGCGGACACGCGTTCGGAGATCATGCAGATCGCCGAGATCTTCCGCGCCAAGGTGGTGGACATCAGTGTGAAGACACTCACCCTGGAAGCCACGGGAAGCCGGCTGAAGGTCGATGCGTTCATCAAGATGCTGAAGCCGTTCGCGATCAAAGAGATCGCGCGCACCGGCCGTGTCGCGATGAAGCGCGAGTTCCAGGGAGATGTGTGA